From Rhodopseudomonas palustris:
GCATCGAGTTGCGATTTGTTCTCCATCCAAATGTCGAAGTCTTCACGACCGTGGCCTGGCGCTGTGTGGACAAAGCCAGTACCGGTGTCGTCAGTAACGTGATCTCCTTCGAGCAGTGGGACTATGAAATCATATCCCTGTCCGCGAAGTGGATGCGCACACGTCAGCCCGTCTAATACGGCCTCAGCGACATCAGAAACGCGTTCAAATCCGATCACCTTGGCCTGTTTGAATACGTCTGCCGCAAGTTTGTCGGCCAGGATGAGGAGATCTCCAGCTTTCGCCCAATTGTCGGCCGGCGCATCCGAAACACGGAAAAGTCCGTAGGAGATCTTTGATGAGAAGCTGATTGCACGGTTGCCCGGCAGCGTCCAAGGCGTCGTTGTCCAGATTACCACAGAGGCTTGGTCGAGCTCGCGCGCGCCGACGCTGTTGGAGACCGGAAACTTCACCCACACCGTATCGCTGGTGTAGTCCTCGTACTCGACCTCGGCCTCGGCCAGCGCGGTCTTTTCGACCACGCTCCACATCACCGGCTTGGAGCCGCGATACAGCGTGCCGTTGGCGGCGAATTTCATCAGTTCGCGGGCGATCTGGGCTTCGGCGAAGTAGTCCATCGTGGCGTAGGGATGATCCCAGTCGCCGACGATGCCGAGCCGCTTGAACTCGTCGCGCTGGACGTTCAGCCACTTCTGGGCGTAGGCGCGGCATTCCTTGCGGAACGCCACCATCGCGGTCGAATCCTTGAAGTTCGGCTTCGGCTTGCCCTTGGAGCGGTAGTTCTCCTCCTCGATCTTCCATTCGATCGGCAGGCCGTGGCAGTCCCAGCCCGGCACGTAGTTGCTGTCGAACCCGAGCATCTGCTGGCTCTTGGTGACGACGTCCTTGAGGATCTTGTTCAGCGCATGGCCGATATGGATGTGGCCATTGGCGTAAGGCGGGCCGTCGTGCAGCACGAATTTGGCGCGGCCCCGGGCGCTCTCGCGCAGCTTGCCGTAGAGGTCGATCTCCTCCCAGCGCTTCAGCAGTTCCGGCTCTCGGGCCGGCAGCCCGGCGCGCATCGGAAACTCCGTCTGCGGCAGGAAGAGGGTCTTGGAATAGTCGTTGGCGTCGGATTTTTCGGGCTTGTCGGACATGGAAGCTCTGGGTCAAGAGGCGCTGACGCGATCGATCGCGATGAAATAGGCGGGTCCCGGTCTTGCGCCGAACTCGAAGCTCAGGCGGAAGCCGGGCCGCTAATGCTGATGATGAGGCGCCGTGCAGACATGCGGCATTCATTAGCAGGCGGTCGCAGGATCGCAAAGCCCCGCGGCGGTCATCCTTGCGTCTGGCCGCCCTTCCCGAGCGGCCGGGCCGGATTGCCGCCGACCGTGGCGCCTGCGGCGACGTCGCGGGTCACGACGCTGCCGGCGCCGATCACGGCGCCGTCGCCGATGCTGATGCCGGGCAGGATGATCGAGCCGCCGCCGATCCAGACGTCGGCGCCGATCGTCACCGGGCGGCCGAATTCGAGGCCATCGCGGCGAGTGGCGGCGTCGCGGGGGTGGTCGGCGGCGTAGATCTGCACCGCCGGGCCGATCTGGGTGCGGTCGCCGATCGACACCGGCATGATGTCGAGGATGACGCAGTTGAAATTCAGAAACACGCCGTCGCCGAGCCGGATGTTGTAGCCGCAGTCGCAGAAGAACGGCGGGCGGACGACGGCTCCCTTGCCGACGTGGCCGAAATGCTCCGACAGCAACGTATGCCGCTCGGCGGCCGGCAGCGCGCCGGTGGCGTTGTAGCGCACGATCCAGGCTTTGTTGGCGGCCTCGTCGGCGGCGAGCTCGGGGCTGCCGGGGCGGTACAGCTCGCCCGCCAGCATCTTCTCTTTCTCGGTTTTCGTCACGCGATGTCGCCGAGTTTCGGGAACGCGCCGTGGTCGGCGGCGAGCGCGGCGCGGGCGCGGGCCGAGTCGTCGTCCATTTGGCGGATCAGCGCCTCGATGCTCTCGAACTTCTCCTCGTCGCGGATGAAGGCGATGAAGGCGATATCGAGCGTCTCGCCGTAGAGCTGTTCGTTGAAGTCGAACAGAAAGATCTCCAGCAGCGGCGCGCCGTTGTCGAAGGTCGGCCGACGGCCGAAATTCGCCACCGCGTCGTAGTGCTTAGCCCCGCGGCCGACCCGCACCGCATAGATGCCGTGTTTCAGCCCGCATTGCGGATCGAGCCGGATGTTGGCGGTGGGATAGCCGAGCTCGCGGCCACGCTTCTCGCCATGGATCACCTCGCCGGTGACGAACCAGGGCGCGCCCAGCATCTGCGTGGCGGCGGCGATGTGGCCTTCCTCCAGTGCCTTGCGGATCGCGCTCGACGACACCGGATGATCGCCGAAATCGACATGCGGCTGC
This genomic window contains:
- a CDS encoding sugar O-acetyltransferase, yielding MTKTEKEKMLAGELYRPGSPELAADEAANKAWIVRYNATGALPAAERHTLLSEHFGHVGKGAVVRPPFFCDCGYNIRLGDGVFLNFNCVILDIMPVSIGDRTQIGPAVQIYAADHPRDAATRRDGLEFGRPVTIGADVWIGGGSIILPGISIGDGAVIGAGSVVTRDVAAGATVGGNPARPLGKGGQTQG
- a CDS encoding bifunctional riboflavin kinase/FAD synthetase; its protein translation is MTGFAVIRDDTPASAIPRGAVVAMGNFDGVHLGHRAVIGACLEMARVRRAPALAVTFEPHPRKFFSPDTPQFRLTEEPAKLRLLAGTGLDGAVVLRFDAVRAATTAHDFIHHELIGRLGVQGIAVGYDFHFGKGRGGSPSMLVGEAPALGIEVDVQPHVDFGDHPVSSSAIRKALEEGHIAAATQMLGAPWFVTGEVIHGEKRGRELGYPTANIRLDPQCGLKHGIYAVRVGRGAKHYDAVANFGRRPTFDNGAPLLEIFLFDFNEQLYGETLDIAFIAFIRDEEKFESIEALIRQMDDDSARARAALAADHGAFPKLGDIA